Proteins found in one Stigmatopora nigra isolate UIUO_SnigA chromosome 15, RoL_Snig_1.1, whole genome shotgun sequence genomic segment:
- the LOC144208599 gene encoding MICAL-like protein 1 isoform X1, translating to MRSRVPHDTMASKDTLLKWCSQICTFYPQVEINNLSTSFRDGLAFCAIIHKHRPDLIDFRSLSRANVYENNQLAFEVAETKLGIPAFLIPKEMLTSEVPDYLSVITYISQYYHYFNKPFNASSSSLRLKHITSSNKHLPSKLASEENPYYERSLHSLCHFCIKPVYLIQRHAIHGEIWHRSCFRCQVCHGTLAPSFYIPGKDAGSFICCDHIIRAFHPDEKLKLWDDCLHLSGLTLNSVSTYFEKTKSPDRLLDKPLPIEQTAQHESSDMQRRMSKPPSPFPGRMEEKNDGKDESDLAGNYEQEEITNSEDFSEFSSSFVQVTEESKQLASEQTPVSVLEPLTQTSQTVNSTSDKSTGQSHSSYFSPDTRPRNLVKTNHPWLGIIHPGPWTQLPPVQSPGPPTHSKRDPNGQVYWYRPKVIPPNPFSEDLEEKDAVKMGLHFKDTHMRASTHIKCSDLGAMKRSNESHPVTPIVPQTKNYIPILTRSLSVPVVPSTKLPSDMTEERKSHSSTLSEQVCKKKEHFDARNEMTKSKTHQGLTSGRAPAPGYGFPLIKRKVKADQYASAADLQEEMKELKKQLEAMEEKGVELERNLRECNNDDEEDRLVTEWLALTQERQILMRQDTELVYLAKQKTLEESQADVEYELRRLLNKPENVWSEEDRSQEQNLMAELLVIIEQRNQIVSILDQDRKRERQEDVFSEGMQSNQELQKEELKEFKKSKGKFKASKVFKKFNQKGERTKDSAENTM from the exons TGGTGCAGCCAAATCTGCACATTTTACCCACAAGTGGAAATCAATAATCTGTCCACTTCATTCCGAGATGGACTTGCATTTTGTGCCATCATTCACAAACACCGCCCAGATCTCAT AGATTTCAGATCCCTCTCTAGAGCCAATGTTTACGAAAACAACCAACTG gccTTTGAGGTTGCAGAGACAAAACTGGGCATTCCCGCTTTCTTAATTCCTAAAGAAATGCTTACCAGTGAGGTGCCTGACTATTTGAGTGTCATCACCTACATTTCACAGTATTACCACTACTTCAACAAGCCTTTTAACG CAAGTTCTTCCAGTTTGAGGTTAAAACACATCACTTCATCCAACAAG CATTTGCCTTCAAAACTCGCCAGTGAAGAAAATCCTTATTATGAAAGAAGTCTTCATAGTTTGTGTCACTTTTGCATCAAACCTGTTTATCTCATTCAGAGACATGCGATCCATGGGGAGATATGGCATCGAAGTTGTTTCAG ATGCCAAGTATGCCACGGCACCCTCGCACCAAGCTTTTACATTCCAGGAAAGGATGCTGGCTCTTTTATCTGTTGTGACCACATAATAAGAGCATTTCATCCTGACGAAAAGTTGAAGTTATGGGATGACTGCCTTCATCTAAGCGGATTGACTCTCAACAGCGTCTCTACGTACTTTGAAAAAACAAAGTCACCTGACAGACTCCTTGATAAACCACTGCCAATAGAGCAAACAGCACAGCATGAGTCATCTGATATGCAGAGAAGAATGTCAAAGCCGCCATCTCCGTTTCCAGGACGCATGGAAGAGAAAAATGATGGCAAGGATGAATCAGATCTGGCAGGAAACTACGAACAGGAGGAAATCACCAACTCGGAGGATTTCTCGGAGTTCTCGTCGTCATTTGTTCAAGTAACTGAAGAAAGTAAGCAGCTGGCATCAGAACAGACGCCAGTTTCTGTCCTTGAACCCTTAACTCAAACTTCCCAAACAGTGAACAGCACCTCAG ACAAATCCACTGGTCAAAGTCATTCTTCCTATTTTTCACCTGACAC GAGACCGAGAAATCTTGTCAAAACAAATCACCCATGGCTGGGAATCATCCATCCCGGACCATGGACACAATTGCCCCCAGTTCAATCACCAGGACCCCCTACTCATTCCAAACGTGATCCAAATGGCCAGGTGTATTGGTACAGACCAAAAGTCATTCCTCCCAATCCTTTTAGCGAAGACCTGGAGGAGAAAGATGCAGTCAAAATGGGACTTCATTTCAAAGACACTCATATGAGAGCTAGCACTCATATCAAATGTTCAGATTTGGGGGCAATGAAGAGAAGTAATGAATCCCATCCAGTGACTCCTATTGTCCCCCAAACGAAAAATTATATTCCCATTTTGACAAGAAGTCTCTCTGTGCCAGTTGTCCCATCGACGAAACTCCCGTCTGACATGACAGAAGAGAGGAAATCACATTCTTCAACACTgagtgag caGGTTTGCAAAAAGAAGGAACATTTTGATGCAAGAAATGAAATGACCAAATCAAAGACACACCAGGGTCTCACATCTGGACGGGCCCCTGCTCCAGGATATGGGTTTCCACTCATTAAAAGGAAG GTGAAGGCAGACCAGTATGCGTCTGCAGCAGATCTACAGGAAGAAATGAAAGAATTGAAGAAACAGCTGGAGGCAATGGAAGAAAAAGGGGTCGAGTTGGAGAGAAATCTCAGAGAGTGCAACAATG ATGATGAAGAAGATCGTCTAGTGACCGAATGGCTTGCTCTTACTCAGGAAAGACAAATACTGATGCGACAAGATACTGAACTGGTTTATCT ggcCAAACAGAAAACATTGGAAGAGAGCCAAGCCGATGTGGAATATGAACTTCGACGTCTTCTCAATAAACCTG aaAATGTCTGGAGTGAAGAAGATCGAAGTCAGGAGCAAAATCTAATGGCTGAGCTGCTTGTTATTATCGAGCAGAGGAACCAGATTGTCAGCATTTTAGATCAAGATAGAAAAAG GGAGCGACAAGAAGACGTATTTTCAGAAGGGATGCAGTCCAACCAAG AGCTCCAGAAAGAAGAGTTGAAAGAGTTCAAGAAGTCAAAAGGAAAATTCAAGGCCTCCAAGGTTTTTAAGAAGTTCAACCAGAAGGGAGAACGCACCAAAGACTCTGCGGAAAACACTATGTAA
- the LOC144208599 gene encoding MICAL-like protein 1 isoform X2, with translation MRSRVPHDTMASKDTLLKWCSQICTFYPQVEINNLSTSFRDGLAFCAIIHKHRPDLIDFRSLSRANVYENNQLAFEVAETKLGIPAFLIPKEMLTSEVPDYLSVITYISQYYHYFNKPFNASSSSLRLKHITSSNKHLPSKLASEENPYYERSLHSLCHFCIKPVYLIQRHAIHGEIWHRSCFRCQVCHGTLAPSFYIPGKDAGSFICCDHIIRAFHPDEKLKLWDDCLHLSGLTLNSVSTYFEKTKSPDRLLDKPLPIEQTAQHESSDMQRRMSKPPSPFPGRMEEKNDGKDESDLAGNYEQEEITNSEDFSEFSSSFVQVTEESKQLASEQTPVSVLEPLTQTSQTVNSTSDKSTGQSHSSYFSPDTRPRNLVKTNHPWLGIIHPGPWTQLPPVQSPGPPTHSKRDPNGQVYWYRPKVIPPNPFSEDLEEKDAVKMGLHFKDTHMRASTHIKCSDLGAMKRSNESHPVTPIVPQTKNYIPILTRSLSVPVVPSTKLPSDMTEERKSHSSTLSEVCKKKEHFDARNEMTKSKTHQGLTSGRAPAPGYGFPLIKRKVKADQYASAADLQEEMKELKKQLEAMEEKGVELERNLRECNNDDEEDRLVTEWLALTQERQILMRQDTELVYLAKQKTLEESQADVEYELRRLLNKPENVWSEEDRSQEQNLMAELLVIIEQRNQIVSILDQDRKRERQEDVFSEGMQSNQELQKEELKEFKKSKGKFKASKVFKKFNQKGERTKDSAENTM, from the exons TGGTGCAGCCAAATCTGCACATTTTACCCACAAGTGGAAATCAATAATCTGTCCACTTCATTCCGAGATGGACTTGCATTTTGTGCCATCATTCACAAACACCGCCCAGATCTCAT AGATTTCAGATCCCTCTCTAGAGCCAATGTTTACGAAAACAACCAACTG gccTTTGAGGTTGCAGAGACAAAACTGGGCATTCCCGCTTTCTTAATTCCTAAAGAAATGCTTACCAGTGAGGTGCCTGACTATTTGAGTGTCATCACCTACATTTCACAGTATTACCACTACTTCAACAAGCCTTTTAACG CAAGTTCTTCCAGTTTGAGGTTAAAACACATCACTTCATCCAACAAG CATTTGCCTTCAAAACTCGCCAGTGAAGAAAATCCTTATTATGAAAGAAGTCTTCATAGTTTGTGTCACTTTTGCATCAAACCTGTTTATCTCATTCAGAGACATGCGATCCATGGGGAGATATGGCATCGAAGTTGTTTCAG ATGCCAAGTATGCCACGGCACCCTCGCACCAAGCTTTTACATTCCAGGAAAGGATGCTGGCTCTTTTATCTGTTGTGACCACATAATAAGAGCATTTCATCCTGACGAAAAGTTGAAGTTATGGGATGACTGCCTTCATCTAAGCGGATTGACTCTCAACAGCGTCTCTACGTACTTTGAAAAAACAAAGTCACCTGACAGACTCCTTGATAAACCACTGCCAATAGAGCAAACAGCACAGCATGAGTCATCTGATATGCAGAGAAGAATGTCAAAGCCGCCATCTCCGTTTCCAGGACGCATGGAAGAGAAAAATGATGGCAAGGATGAATCAGATCTGGCAGGAAACTACGAACAGGAGGAAATCACCAACTCGGAGGATTTCTCGGAGTTCTCGTCGTCATTTGTTCAAGTAACTGAAGAAAGTAAGCAGCTGGCATCAGAACAGACGCCAGTTTCTGTCCTTGAACCCTTAACTCAAACTTCCCAAACAGTGAACAGCACCTCAG ACAAATCCACTGGTCAAAGTCATTCTTCCTATTTTTCACCTGACAC GAGACCGAGAAATCTTGTCAAAACAAATCACCCATGGCTGGGAATCATCCATCCCGGACCATGGACACAATTGCCCCCAGTTCAATCACCAGGACCCCCTACTCATTCCAAACGTGATCCAAATGGCCAGGTGTATTGGTACAGACCAAAAGTCATTCCTCCCAATCCTTTTAGCGAAGACCTGGAGGAGAAAGATGCAGTCAAAATGGGACTTCATTTCAAAGACACTCATATGAGAGCTAGCACTCATATCAAATGTTCAGATTTGGGGGCAATGAAGAGAAGTAATGAATCCCATCCAGTGACTCCTATTGTCCCCCAAACGAAAAATTATATTCCCATTTTGACAAGAAGTCTCTCTGTGCCAGTTGTCCCATCGACGAAACTCCCGTCTGACATGACAGAAGAGAGGAAATCACATTCTTCAACACTgagtgag GTTTGCAAAAAGAAGGAACATTTTGATGCAAGAAATGAAATGACCAAATCAAAGACACACCAGGGTCTCACATCTGGACGGGCCCCTGCTCCAGGATATGGGTTTCCACTCATTAAAAGGAAG GTGAAGGCAGACCAGTATGCGTCTGCAGCAGATCTACAGGAAGAAATGAAAGAATTGAAGAAACAGCTGGAGGCAATGGAAGAAAAAGGGGTCGAGTTGGAGAGAAATCTCAGAGAGTGCAACAATG ATGATGAAGAAGATCGTCTAGTGACCGAATGGCTTGCTCTTACTCAGGAAAGACAAATACTGATGCGACAAGATACTGAACTGGTTTATCT ggcCAAACAGAAAACATTGGAAGAGAGCCAAGCCGATGTGGAATATGAACTTCGACGTCTTCTCAATAAACCTG aaAATGTCTGGAGTGAAGAAGATCGAAGTCAGGAGCAAAATCTAATGGCTGAGCTGCTTGTTATTATCGAGCAGAGGAACCAGATTGTCAGCATTTTAGATCAAGATAGAAAAAG GGAGCGACAAGAAGACGTATTTTCAGAAGGGATGCAGTCCAACCAAG AGCTCCAGAAAGAAGAGTTGAAAGAGTTCAAGAAGTCAAAAGGAAAATTCAAGGCCTCCAAGGTTTTTAAGAAGTTCAACCAGAAGGGAGAACGCACCAAAGACTCTGCGGAAAACACTATGTAA